The following is a genomic window from Abditibacteriaceae bacterium.
GTTTCGGGTAAACGCTCATAGTCTTTGGCCAATCGCCTGAAGCGTGTAGCCCAGGCAAAGCTGCGTTCGACAACCCAGCGCTTTGGTAAGAGAACAAATCCGCGTTTCGCCTCTTCGAGCTTGACCACGCATAATTCAATACCTTCC
Proteins encoded in this region:
- a CDS encoding transposase, with translation EGIELCVVKLEEAKRGFVLLPKRWVVERSFAWATRFRRLAKDYERLPETVAGLHFLAFACLMLKQCFSLLKSA